One window of Desulfarculus baarsii DSM 2075 genomic DNA carries:
- a CDS encoding ATP-binding cassette domain-containing protein, with amino-acid sequence MSQVPRRGRLTGVAWSALGLVLLLALWQAAATHYSSLAIASPWDTLTALGQMLSQGDFWADHLLVSLGRVTVGLGLGLAAGLSLGVLAGALPPLRRVLSPTRWMLMSVPGVVVIMLAMLWFGMGGAMVVAIVATMVAPLIYISVVEGLDAVDARQLEMARVYHFPLAMRLYRIHGMAMAGPLIAGGLMALGSAIRLVVLAEALGAAEGLGYALALARTNLETPRLYALALLCVCVVAGVELAVLRPVRRRVLRRGQRPPASLDDAAGDQPAPGNGPHDDADRPWVQIPPCATPNRQALDQAQPLVALEGVCLAYQGRTVLDGVDLTVKPGEALGVLGPSGAGKSTLLRLIAGLERPDAGHLTTRVRRLGYAFQEPRLLPWCTAQENVALPLRALGLERRQALAMARRHLELMELTGRENAFPAELSGGMRQRVSLARALAVGADLMLLDEPFTGLDPRLRDEMLRLLESGLRESQAAAIMVTHDQADLPACTGRVVVLDGPGPLKNLAPPARFTRRLAGQGGL; translated from the coding sequence ATGAGCCAGGTTCCACGGCGCGGGCGTTTGACCGGCGTGGCCTGGTCGGCGTTGGGCCTGGTTTTGCTGCTGGCGCTGTGGCAGGCGGCGGCCACGCATTACTCCAGCCTGGCCATCGCCTCGCCCTGGGATACGTTGACCGCCCTGGGCCAGATGCTGAGTCAGGGCGATTTCTGGGCCGATCATCTGTTGGTCAGCCTGGGCCGCGTGACCGTGGGCCTGGGCCTGGGTCTGGCGGCGGGCTTGAGCCTGGGCGTGCTGGCCGGGGCCTTGCCGCCGCTGCGTCGGGTGCTCTCGCCCACCCGTTGGATGCTCATGAGCGTGCCGGGGGTGGTGGTGATCATGCTGGCCATGCTGTGGTTTGGCATGGGCGGGGCCATGGTCGTGGCCATCGTGGCGACGATGGTCGCCCCGCTGATCTACATCAGCGTGGTCGAGGGCTTGGACGCGGTGGACGCGCGCCAACTGGAGATGGCCCGGGTTTATCACTTTCCGCTGGCCATGCGCCTTTATCGCATCCACGGCATGGCCATGGCCGGGCCGCTGATCGCCGGCGGCCTGATGGCCCTGGGCAGCGCCATCCGCCTGGTGGTTTTGGCCGAGGCCCTTGGCGCGGCCGAGGGCCTGGGTTACGCCCTGGCCCTGGCTCGCACCAATCTGGAGACGCCCCGTTTATACGCCTTGGCCCTGCTTTGCGTGTGCGTGGTGGCCGGGGTGGAACTGGCCGTGCTGCGGCCGGTGCGCCGCCGGGTGCTGCGCCGGGGCCAGAGGCCGCCGGCCAGCCTGGATGACGCCGCCGGCGATCAGCCAGCACCCGGCAATGGGCCGCATGACGACGCCGATCGCCCGTGGGTCCAAATCCCGCCGTGTGCTACACCCAATCGCCAAGCGCTGGATCAGGCCCAGCCGCTCGTCGCCCTGGAAGGCGTTTGCCTGGCCTACCAGGGCCGCACGGTGCTCGACGGCGTGGACCTGACCGTCAAGCCGGGCGAGGCGCTGGGCGTGCTGGGGCCCAGCGGGGCGGGCAAATCCACCCTGCTGCGGCTGATAGCCGGGCTGGAGCGGCCCGACGCCGGCCACCTGACCACAAGGGTCCGGCGTTTGGGCTACGCCTTTCAGGAGCCGCGCCTTTTGCCTTGGTGCACGGCCCAGGAAAACGTGGCCTTGCCGCTACGCGCCCTGGGCCTGGAGCGCCGCCAGGCCCTGGCCATGGCCCGCCGTCACCTGGAGCTCATGGAGCTGACCGGCCGCGAGAACGCCTTTCCGGCCGAGCTTTCCGGCGGCATGCGTCAGCGGGTCTCGCTGGCCAGGGCCCTGGCCGTGGGGGCCGACCTGATGCTGTTGGACGAGCCCTTCACGGGCCTGGACCCGCGCCTGCGCGACGAGATGCTGCGCCTGCTGGAATCGGGCCTGCGCGAAAGCCAGGCCGCGGCGATCATGGTCACCCACGATCAGGCCGATCTGCCGGCCTGTACCGGCCGCGTCGTCGTGCTCGACGGCCCAGGGCCGTTGAAGAACCTTGCGCCGCCGGCGCGCTTCACCCGCCGCTTGGCCGGCCAAGGCGGGTTGTGA
- a CDS encoding class I SAM-dependent methyltransferase, whose product MPCEINDDAQSFGPLAQWLQGPVLLALAEAAIELDLPELLAQTGDLDALARMLGAHRVNLGLLLDAMTAMGLAVKQDGRYANTALGEMYLRRQRDTYLGDMLINLKQMQHRHLDKLAELVRSGPPEVHGAQRLSSPERWRASAGHLANYQRAYLAPLAVELVEALPEFPAMKRALDLGGGPGLVIMALLERRPDLRGALCDLPPLAEVAREHAAARNLEGRLAFIAGDYNQVDLGQGYDLIWASHTLYYAKDMDAFMQKLLAALNPGGVFICLHEGLTEARTAPSLHVLARLCLALEGQDVSFDHGFLAENMRRAGFARVTSRPIDGPMGLVWLDVARKARAEEQ is encoded by the coding sequence ATGCCGTGCGAAATCAACGACGACGCCCAGAGTTTCGGCCCCCTGGCCCAGTGGTTGCAGGGCCCGGTGCTCCTGGCCCTGGCCGAGGCGGCCATCGAACTGGATCTGCCGGAGTTGCTGGCCCAGACCGGCGACCTCGACGCCTTGGCCCGAATGCTGGGGGCCCATCGGGTCAATCTGGGCCTGCTTCTGGACGCCATGACGGCCATGGGCCTGGCCGTCAAGCAAGACGGCCGCTACGCCAACACGGCCCTTGGCGAGATGTATCTGCGCCGCCAGCGCGACACCTATCTTGGTGATATGCTGATTAATCTCAAGCAGATGCAGCATCGCCACCTGGACAAGCTGGCCGAGTTGGTCCGTAGCGGCCCGCCCGAGGTCCACGGGGCGCAACGCCTGAGCTCCCCGGAGCGCTGGCGGGCCTCGGCCGGTCATCTGGCCAATTATCAGCGGGCCTACCTGGCCCCGCTGGCCGTGGAGCTGGTCGAGGCCCTGCCCGAGTTTCCGGCCATGAAGCGCGCCCTGGACCTGGGCGGCGGGCCGGGCCTGGTGATCATGGCCCTGCTGGAACGTCGACCGGATCTGCGCGGGGCGCTCTGCGACCTGCCGCCGCTGGCGGAGGTGGCCCGCGAGCACGCCGCCGCCCGCAACCTGGAGGGCCGCCTGGCGTTTATCGCCGGCGACTACAACCAGGTCGACCTGGGCCAAGGTTACGATCTGATCTGGGCCAGCCACACCCTCTATTACGCCAAGGACATGGACGCCTTCATGCAAAAGCTTTTGGCCGCCCTCAATCCCGGCGGGGTGTTCATCTGCCTGCACGAGGGCCTGACCGAGGCCCGCACGGCCCCGTCCCTGCACGTCCTGGCCCGGCTGTGCCTGGCCCTGGAGGGCCAGGACGTCTCGTTTGACCACGGTTTTTTGGCCGAAAACATGCGCCGGGCCGGTTTCGCCAGAGTGACCAGTCGGCCCATCGATGGGCCCATGGGCCTGGTGTGGCTGGACGTGGCCCGCAAGGCCCGCGCGGAGGAGCAATGA
- a CDS encoding ABC transporter substrate-binding protein produces the protein MKRLIYLVVLCLLAASPVGAAEPLRLSGPPVVESLPLMAMASQGRLPGLDLAVEFRPWRGPDQLRAMIAGGQVDGVLITTAMAAVLRARGLPCRVLAVMSPPVWLVTAKPRLASLADMADRPIVLPFGPGEMPALLLRAVAAQSGVSLRTSQAGSALEAVNLLAMGRADGAVLSEPAASLAVAKAGLERPLHKSLDLRQAWALAFPQCPQLASTALALVGPRANDPAVGQAVARAFGQSCPWVQEHDDQARALAAAMFPDLAAQLTPGARPVISLLDGPEGQRAALFVLARLHELSPAATGGVLPGPELWAAQP, from the coding sequence ATGAAACGCCTGATCTACTTGGTGGTGCTGTGCCTGCTGGCGGCCTCGCCGGTCGGCGCGGCCGAACCTCTGCGTCTGAGCGGCCCGCCGGTGGTGGAGAGCCTGCCGTTGATGGCCATGGCCAGCCAGGGTCGCTTGCCGGGGCTGGATCTGGCCGTGGAGTTCCGGCCCTGGCGCGGCCCGGATCAACTGCGGGCGATGATCGCCGGCGGCCAGGTCGACGGGGTGCTCATCACCACGGCCATGGCCGCCGTGTTGCGGGCCAGGGGCCTGCCCTGCCGGGTGCTGGCGGTGATGTCGCCGCCGGTGTGGCTCGTGACCGCCAAGCCCCGCCTGGCCAGCCTGGCCGACATGGCCGATCGGCCGATCGTCTTGCCTTTCGGCCCCGGCGAGATGCCGGCCTTGCTGCTGCGGGCCGTGGCCGCCCAAAGTGGCGTGAGCCTGCGCACCAGCCAGGCCGGCAGCGCCCTGGAGGCGGTCAACCTCTTGGCCATGGGTCGGGCCGATGGCGCCGTGCTCAGCGAGCCGGCGGCCAGTCTGGCCGTGGCCAAGGCCGGCCTGGAGCGGCCGCTGCACAAAAGCCTCGATCTGCGCCAGGCCTGGGCCCTGGCCTTTCCCCAATGCCCCCAACTGGCCAGCACCGCCTTGGCTCTGGTCGGCCCCCGCGCCAATGATCCGGCCGTGGGCCAGGCCGTGGCCAGGGCCTTTGGCCAAAGCTGCCCGTGGGTGCAAGAGCACGATGATCAGGCGCGGGCCCTGGCCGCCGCGATGTTTCCCGACCTGGCCGCCCAACTAACGCCGGGCGCGCGGCCGGTCATCAGCCTGTTGGACGGCCCCGAGGGTCAACGGGCTGCGCTGTTCGTGCTGGCGCGGCTCCACGAGCTTTCGCCAGCCGCCACCGGAGGGGTCTTGCCTGGGCCGGAACTGTGGGCTGCCCAGCCATGA
- a CDS encoding helix-turn-helix transcriptional regulator — protein sequence MKYVINLQTPDPARRSASIDYRLEDAPPAARSVVEIWRLRPGLILNVARLAPHATERDSFDIDQGPVQFGFTVAGQNRCSYANGRLAGQSHELTPGCNSIFHLSKTKGNIDHAPDKAMCVVGVMATPEFLSQYLDDAQSPPPKLLWPTLDGRADSQFAWYGRPHPRKDALVRELLSHPHQGGLERMRLEGLVLQLVGGQLAELAMAERQRPTAAPLLRGDDLERVGLARRILLQRAEDPPSLRQLAREAGLNEKKLKYGFRQVFGTSVFAYLRDHRLETAKGLLESGRMNVSEAAFCVGYASLSHFSRAFKRRFGLNPSDCLQAPPL from the coding sequence GTGAAGTACGTCATCAATCTGCAAACGCCCGATCCAGCCAGACGTTCGGCCAGCATCGACTACCGCCTGGAGGACGCCCCGCCGGCCGCCCGCAGCGTGGTGGAGATCTGGCGCTTGCGGCCGGGGCTGATCCTCAACGTGGCGCGCCTGGCGCCGCACGCCACTGAGCGCGACAGTTTCGACATCGACCAGGGGCCGGTGCAGTTCGGCTTCACCGTGGCTGGCCAAAATCGTTGCTCCTACGCCAACGGCCGCCTGGCCGGCCAGAGCCACGAGCTGACTCCCGGTTGCAACAGCATTTTTCATCTATCGAAAACCAAAGGCAATATCGACCACGCCCCCGACAAGGCCATGTGCGTTGTCGGCGTCATGGCCACGCCGGAGTTTTTGAGCCAATACCTGGACGACGCGCAGAGCCCGCCGCCCAAGCTTCTGTGGCCGACCCTGGACGGCCGGGCCGACAGCCAGTTCGCCTGGTATGGCCGGCCCCATCCGCGCAAGGACGCCCTGGTGCGCGAGCTGCTGAGCCACCCCCATCAGGGCGGCCTGGAGCGCATGCGCCTGGAGGGCCTGGTGCTGCAACTGGTCGGCGGGCAACTGGCCGAGCTGGCCATGGCCGAACGCCAGCGCCCGACGGCGGCGCCGCTGCTGCGCGGTGACGACCTGGAGCGCGTGGGCCTGGCCCGGCGCATCCTGCTCCAGCGGGCCGAAGACCCGCCCAGCCTGCGCCAACTGGCCCGCGAGGCCGGCCTCAACGAAAAAAAGCTCAAGTACGGCTTTCGTCAGGTCTTCGGGACGTCGGTTTTCGCCTATCTGCGCGATCATCGCCTGGAAACGGCCAAGGGCCTGCTGGAGTCGGGCCGCATGAACGTCAGCGAGGCGGCCTTTTGCGTGGGCTACGCCAGCCTCAGCCACTTCAGCCGCGCCTTCAAGCGGCGCTTTGGCCTCAATCCCAGCGATTGCCTCCAGGCCCCGCCGCTCTGA
- a CDS encoding TonB-dependent receptor, with protein sequence MKKAVFIAAWLLLLPAPCLAADNQSAVVLEQVTVSAGKRESALQDFAGSVSVVDEATLEEKGAWTLGEALQLTPNAYMKTALSGNTVVIRGLSTIDTSLFSPAGLYVDDVAYPLTYMQNLDFLDVERLEVLRGPQGALYGANSEAGVVNVTLNQPGPQVKAKAQLDYGDYDTLRMVGQASGPVYADKVFFGASLLRASSDGYVENLYKHDDRASKEELTGARGVLRLTPGPDWDVSLAVDGSRQNLGLGIMRYLDGPNRTEAFEVRSNAADVAHEDALGQSLRVKYAGRWADLLSITAHRDYAYDFEMDADRTSLPVARSNMDLDQSSWSQELRLSSKAAGPLSWLAGVYGKRDELDVSMDWTRAVAAMSSKLKTDSTLENYAAFGQATYAIIEGLRLSAGLRAEAWRTSGQQRYRTISLDRSYEKDLDDVEILPMATLAYDLRAGVMAYATISTGFLAGGYNYFSSNCLDTFTYQPEHTVNYELGLKTSWLDDRLTANVALFYTQIRDKQVREEAPGGGIGAWSFTNAAEAHSSGGEIELAARPIQGLTLSAGLGYAATEVDDWTTTSGGVTYDYQGKQLPWAPELTYNLAADYHHASGLFARADLFGAGKQYFDAENTLSDNGYQLVGLRLGYEAAHYNVSLWCKNLFDADYANKKVTDASGYTLIEDGAPRTYGVSLGWRF encoded by the coding sequence ATGAAAAAAGCCGTTTTCATCGCCGCCTGGCTGTTGTTGTTGCCGGCCCCGTGCCTGGCCGCCGACAACCAATCGGCCGTGGTTCTGGAACAAGTCACGGTCAGCGCCGGCAAGCGCGAGAGCGCCTTGCAGGATTTCGCGGGCAGCGTCTCGGTGGTCGATGAAGCCACCCTGGAGGAAAAAGGGGCCTGGACCTTGGGCGAGGCCCTGCAACTGACGCCCAACGCCTATATGAAAACGGCCCTTTCGGGCAACACCGTGGTCATTCGCGGCCTGTCGACCATCGACACGTCGCTGTTCAGCCCGGCCGGGCTCTACGTCGATGACGTGGCCTATCCGCTGACCTACATGCAGAACCTGGATTTTCTGGACGTCGAGCGGCTGGAGGTCTTGCGCGGGCCCCAGGGCGCGCTCTACGGGGCCAACAGCGAGGCGGGCGTGGTCAACGTGACGCTCAACCAGCCCGGCCCCCAGGTCAAGGCCAAGGCCCAGCTCGATTACGGCGATTATGACACCCTGCGCATGGTGGGCCAGGCCTCCGGCCCGGTCTACGCCGACAAGGTCTTTTTCGGCGCGTCACTGTTGCGCGCCAGCAGCGACGGCTACGTGGAAAACCTCTACAAGCACGACGACCGGGCCTCCAAGGAGGAGCTGACCGGCGCGCGGGGCGTGCTGCGCCTGACGCCCGGCCCGGACTGGGACGTCTCACTGGCCGTTGACGGCAGCCGCCAGAACCTGGGCCTGGGCATTATGCGTTATCTGGACGGGCCCAACCGCACCGAGGCCTTCGAGGTGCGCTCCAACGCCGCCGACGTGGCCCACGAGGACGCGCTGGGTCAGTCGCTGCGCGTCAAATACGCCGGACGCTGGGCCGATCTGCTTTCGATCACCGCCCACCGCGACTATGCCTACGATTTCGAGATGGACGCCGACCGCACCTCCCTGCCCGTGGCCCGCTCCAACATGGACCTGGACCAGTCTTCGTGGAGCCAGGAGTTGCGCCTTAGCTCCAAGGCGGCCGGGCCCCTTTCCTGGCTGGCCGGCGTCTATGGCAAGCGCGACGAACTGGACGTGAGCATGGACTGGACCAGGGCCGTGGCGGCGATGTCCAGCAAGCTCAAAACCGACTCGACCCTGGAAAACTACGCCGCCTTTGGCCAGGCCACCTACGCCATCATCGAGGGCCTGCGCCTGAGCGCCGGCCTGCGCGCCGAGGCCTGGCGGACCTCGGGCCAGCAGCGCTATCGCACCATTAGCCTGGACCGCTCCTACGAAAAAGATCTCGACGACGTGGAGATCTTGCCCATGGCCACCCTGGCCTACGATCTTCGCGCCGGCGTCATGGCCTACGCCACCATCTCCACCGGCTTTTTGGCCGGCGGCTACAATTACTTCTCGTCCAACTGCCTAGACACCTTCACCTATCAGCCCGAGCACACCGTCAACTACGAACTGGGCCTCAAGACGTCCTGGCTCGACGACAGGCTGACGGCCAACGTCGCCCTGTTTTACACCCAGATCCGCGACAAGCAGGTGCGCGAGGAGGCCCCCGGCGGCGGCATCGGGGCCTGGAGCTTCACCAACGCCGCCGAGGCCCACTCCAGCGGCGGCGAGATCGAGCTGGCCGCCCGGCCCATCCAGGGCCTGACCCTCTCGGCCGGCCTGGGCTACGCCGCCACCGAGGTCGACGACTGGACCACCACCAGCGGCGGCGTCACCTACGATTATCAGGGCAAGCAACTGCCCTGGGCCCCCGAGTTGACCTACAACCTGGCCGCTGATTATCACCACGCCTCGGGCCTGTTCGCCAGGGCCGATCTCTTTGGCGCGGGCAAGCAATATTTCGACGCCGAAAACACCCTCTCCGACAACGGCTACCAACTGGTGGGCCTGCGCCTGGGCTACGAGGCCGCCCACTACAACGTCTCCCTGTGGTGCAAAAACCTCTTTGACGCCGACTACGCCAACAAAAAGGTCACCGACGCCTCGGGTTACACCCTCATCGAAGACGGCGCGCCCCGCACCTACGGGGTCAGCCTGGGCTGGAGGTTCTAG